The following proteins are encoded in a genomic region of Solea senegalensis isolate Sse05_10M linkage group LG5, IFAPA_SoseM_1, whole genome shotgun sequence:
- the rflna gene encoding refilin-A isoform X1 translates to MVGHLHLQAMDDSLKGKNREGLLDSPDSGLPPSPSPPFCSLSPGLIESRSSSCATPVESHHGFYKKESKEGKLLPYLLLNSTGTDPKTRMLPVFFGESIEVNPKPEQEIKCNSEVKYDSDKHYRDRVYCAPVPTATSFSETVVAVQNCTWRSYKSQVYLEPRQRPVSYQSTTIIYPKHAKNTYRTTLNYNAAGSRRWFVSTVQLESSEDSSPCIIYTEDL, encoded by the exons ATGGTGGGGCACCTTCACCTACAAGCGATGGATGATAGTCTCAAAGGAAAGAACCGGGAAGGGCTGCTCGACAGCCCGGACTCCGGATTGCCCCCGAGTCCCAGTCCGCCCTTCTGCTCCCTGTCCCCGGGTCTGATCGAGTCGCGCTCCAGCAGCTGCGCGACGCCCGTGGAAAGTCACCATGGATTTTATAAGAAGGAAAGCAAGGAGGGCAAACTG CTGCCCTACCTGCTGCTCAACTCCACGGGGACGGACCCCAAGACCCGCATGCTCCCCGTGTTCTTCGGAGAAAGCATCGAGGTCAACCCCAAACCAGAGCAGGAGATCAA gTGCAACTCTGAGGTCAAGTATGACTCCGACAAGCATTACCGGGACCGGGTCTACTGCGCCCCAGTTCCCACGGCGACCTCCTTCAGCGAGACAGTGGTGGCGGTGCAGAACTGCACCTGGAGGAGCTACAAGTCCCAGGTGTACCTGGAGCCGCGGCAGAGGCCCGTCAGCTACCAGAGCACCACCATCATCTACCCCAAACACGCCAAGAACACTTACCGCACCACGCTCAACTACAATGCCGCCGGCTCCCGCCGCTGGTTCGTCTCCACTGTGCAGCTGGAGTCGAGCGAGGACTCTAGTCCCTGTATCATCTACACGGAGGATCTGTAG
- the rflna gene encoding refilin-A isoform X2, with translation MLPVFFGESIEVNPKPEQEIKCNSEVKYDSDKHYRDRVYCAPVPTATSFSETVVAVQNCTWRSYKSQVYLEPRQRPVSYQSTTIIYPKHAKNTYRTTLNYNAAGSRRWFVSTVQLESSEDSSPCIIYTEDL, from the exons ATGCTCCCCGTGTTCTTCGGAGAAAGCATCGAGGTCAACCCCAAACCAGAGCAGGAGATCAA gTGCAACTCTGAGGTCAAGTATGACTCCGACAAGCATTACCGGGACCGGGTCTACTGCGCCCCAGTTCCCACGGCGACCTCCTTCAGCGAGACAGTGGTGGCGGTGCAGAACTGCACCTGGAGGAGCTACAAGTCCCAGGTGTACCTGGAGCCGCGGCAGAGGCCCGTCAGCTACCAGAGCACCACCATCATCTACCCCAAACACGCCAAGAACACTTACCGCACCACGCTCAACTACAATGCCGCCGGCTCCCGCCGCTGGTTCGTCTCCACTGTGCAGCTGGAGTCGAGCGAGGACTCTAGTCCCTGTATCATCTACACGGAGGATCTGTAG